One bacterium genomic window carries:
- a CDS encoding Mrp/NBP35 family ATP-binding protein, whose translation MSGPGPQGASPHDNQDARIADTLRNVRYKLLVMSGKGGVGKSTVAVNLAVALARDGFGVGLLDIDLHGPSVPYMLGVQSMHLKQEGDKLLPIEYLENLKVLSIANLLDMEDRAVIWRGPMKIGAIRQFLADVKWGELDYMIIDVPPGTGDEPLTAAQTFTGVQAIVVTTPQDVALADVRKSLAFCRKVEMPILGVVENMSGYDCPQCGHHADLFSTGGGERLAAREGIEFLGRLPLDPEVVRSGDLGRPYLAATDATPAARAFRDIARRVEDITAKQTPKLPGVTRVAFVSKKNGDA comes from the coding sequence ATGTCAGGACCCGGACCCCAGGGCGCGTCGCCTCACGACAATCAGGACGCGCGCATCGCCGACACGCTTCGCAACGTCCGATACAAGCTGCTCGTCATGAGCGGCAAGGGCGGCGTCGGCAAGAGCACCGTCGCTGTCAATCTCGCCGTGGCGCTCGCGCGCGACGGCTTTGGCGTCGGCCTTCTCGACATCGACCTTCACGGCCCCAGCGTGCCGTACATGCTCGGCGTTCAGTCGATGCACCTCAAGCAGGAGGGCGACAAGCTGCTGCCGATCGAATACCTCGAAAACCTGAAGGTGCTTTCGATCGCGAACCTGCTCGACATGGAGGATCGCGCCGTCATCTGGCGCGGGCCGATGAAGATCGGCGCGATCCGGCAGTTCCTGGCCGACGTGAAGTGGGGCGAACTCGACTACATGATCATTGACGTGCCGCCGGGAACCGGCGACGAACCGCTGACCGCCGCGCAGACGTTCACGGGCGTCCAGGCGATCGTCGTGACGACGCCGCAGGACGTGGCGCTCGCCGACGTGCGCAAGTCGCTGGCGTTTTGCCGCAAGGTGGAAATGCCGATCCTCGGCGTCGTCGAGAATATGAGCGGCTACGACTGCCCCCAATGCGGCCACCATGCCGACCTGTTCAGCACGGGCGGCGGCGAAAGGCTCGCGGCGCGGGAGGGCATCGAATTTCTCGGCCGCCTGCCCCTTGACCCGGAGGTCGTGCGTTCGGGCGATCTCGGCCGGCCGTATCTGGCCGCGACGGACGCGACACCCGCCGCTCGCGCGTTTCGCGACATCGCGCGCCGCGTCGAGGACATCACGGCGAAACAGACGCCTAAGCTTCCCGGCGTGACGCGCGTGGCGTTTGTTTCGAAGAAAAACGGGGATGCCTAG